One region of Drosophila kikkawai strain 14028-0561.14 chromosome 2R, DkikHiC1v2, whole genome shotgun sequence genomic DNA includes:
- the Rpi gene encoding ribose-5-phosphate isomerase: MLSELLRRSVQRPQFLLIQHLSERLLLTGATALYSQARDKMTDDIAVDAAKRTAARTAVDQWVTEDTKILGIGSGSTIVHAVQRIAERRWKEGELADLICVPSSYQAHHLILDYNLNLGDLDRNPNIDVSIDGADEVDRKMVLIKGGGGCLLQEKVVANCAKHFIVVADYTKNSARLGEQWCRGIPIEVAPMAYVPIKLQIEALFGGEASLRMAKVKAGPIVTDNGNFLMDWRFIANREYDWAEVNTAITMIPGVLETGLFVNMAHKCYFGMADGTVKVQNR; this comes from the coding sequence ATGTTATCGGAGCTTTTGCGTCGCAGCGTCCAGCGACCTCAGTTCCTCCTCATCCAACATCTGAGCGAAAGACTACTCTTAACCGGGGCAACCGCACTTTACTCACAAGCCCGCGACAAGATGACTGACGACATTGCCGTAGATGCTGCCAAGAGGACGGCGGCTCGCACAGCCGTGGACCAGTGGGTGACCGAGGACACCAAGATCCTGGGCATCGGCAGCGGCTCCACCATCGTGCATGCCGTCCAGCGGATTGCGGAACGCAGGTGGAAGGAGGGCGAGCTGGCGGATCTCATCTGTGTACCCTCGTCTTACCAGGCGCACCACCTGATCTTGGACTACAACCTAAACCTGGGCGACCTGGACAGGAATCCCAACATAGATGTATCCATCGACGGAGCCGACGAGGTGGACCGGAAAATGGTGCTGATcaagggcggcggcggctgttTGCTGCAGGAAAAGGTGGTGGCCAACTGCGCCAAGCATTTCATTGTGGTGGCCGACTACACCAAGAACTCTGCCCGCCTGGGCGAGCAGTGGTGCCGGGGCATACCCATTGAGGTGGCCCCCATGGCCTATGTGCCAATCAAGCTGCAGATTGAGGCGCTCTTCGGAGGCGAGGCCTCGCTAAGGATGGCCAAGGTCAAGGCTGGACCAATTGTGACCGACAATGGTAACTTCCTGATGGACTGGAGGTTCATTGCCAACCGGGAGTACGACTGGGCCGAGGTCAACACGGCCATCACCATGATACCCGGCGTCCTGGAGACGGGTTTGTTTGTGAATATGGCCCACAAGTGTTACTTTGGCATGGCCGATGGCACGGTCAAGGTCCAGAATAGGTAG
- the LOC108072311 gene encoding protein TEX261, producing MGFLYILGWVSLGIQIVFLTLSIVAGLYYLAELAEEYTTAARKCILGMISFTIFVYILLMLFEDLPWSMIICGFVAQGFHLAIMGGFPFVRLLSLPLLGSLAMLVVNHFLAFQYFTSVYVPFTQVLAYFTICMWIVPFALFVSLSANDSVLPTTVSDQSRRSPDVVSNYFSRNKKQGLLSLFQYLKETVLPGRSKKSF from the exons ATGGGTTTCCTCTACATTCTGGGCTGGGTGTCCCTGGGCATACAGATAGTGTTCCTCACCCTGTCCATAG tgGCCGGCCTCTACTACCTGGCAGAGTTGGCGGAGGAGTACACCACGGCGGCGCGAAAGTGCATTCTGGGCATGATTAGCTTCACCATCTTCGTGTACATCCTGTTGATGCTGTTCGAGGACCTGCCCTGGAGCATGATTATCTGCGGCTTCGTGGCTCAGGGTTTCCACCTGGCCATCATGGGTGGATTCCCCTTTGTGCGCCTGCTGTCGCTGCCCCTGCTGGGCTCCCTGGCCATGCTGGTGGTCAATCACTTTCTGGCCTTTCAGTATTTCACCAGCGTGTATGTGCCTTTTACGCAG GTCCTGGCCTACTTCACCATCTGCATGTGGATCGTGCCCTTTGCCCTGTTCGTCTCGCTCAGCGCCAACGACAGCGTCCTGCCCACCACCGTCAGCGACCAGAGCCGGCGCAGTCCCGACGTGGTCAGCAATTACTTTTCGCGGAACAAGAAGCAGGGACTGCTCTCTTTGTTCCAGTATCTGAAGGAGACCGTGCTCCCAGGACGGAGCAAGAAGTCCTTCTAG
- the mahj gene encoding protein mahjong isoform X2, producing MSAGNEGEEEAAAAATAAAAEREATLMAEAVAVAYQSEDEAQEMAAQAEEEEDAGEAAPDNQEGEEEAMSESGTGDGGENAENDSNDSNSGEDGGNPEETAAADRRQATKRELTAIIEKWEQQQTQNGYDPIPTLRSLAEIFEREKDVYRRKDPDPLDTRHPYRADPSCQYGLLLKLLFRKDAFMSKLLSDYLRENYFSRQGVSRSSLELNILACRLILELMPGLETTVVFQTADDDGTINRIYSWAEDSIEPLQSYATGLLADAMDVSDITINYRDQNMRLVPKMIKRLHMLLAISKSAASEASNTSLHNQSADSSTASANMLSWVACASNQSAPQSPQHNGGGAGIPAVHGDASNMSILFENSRDAFPVSRYYKRMYIPMHPPTADTSQMLIMRYLTSLGEYQEYLAMAFENNVMQLIFGYLENLDRRDTCLAYEVLKYLASLLCHKKFALEFIAHGGLELLLKVPRPSLATTGVSIAIYYLAYCEDAMERICSMQRPLISELVRYALWILGRCHDSSKCHATMFFSLSFQFKVILDEFDAQDGLRKLYNVISVLKILDPSHNDSDNDSEINEDQECASRQMVRHVCVALKRYMEAHFFYKYNSFLCQHYAASSSHFFSQNPTVAAKLTFDQLHDQIRTLQEHTSIRAQWQPVDQLMKLGGITMLLRIIAFSYDWMNTGRSETVRSALDVLSVCCIIPRVYVVLCERLTMLDKTTTSGFCSVLGAAAGEITTDAEVLKSALAVLCHCVCSPIIRNPDSSSAGGRMIKFGNSSRKNKANNKYAEELIERVWESVCSNNGIVVLLSLMQTKGPITDADCIRGMACRALAGLARSDRVRQIVSKLPLFASGQLQTLMRDPILQEKRAEHVIFQKYALELLERVSGKTKPLNNPLDPSLSNMHKANVIAQTRIQYNKQQLYQLIFEHLESNGLSQTAQMLQREVGLPLQTPTTRNFHQSPFDYKTLPSGGSSSLSRSRLRSRMQDVNAAIMASGEPSRSFSEDSLLAAVGTVAGAGEAASGSSGIPNFGCLNASSQTPPIKIRRTERHPSMSSSVSRSNVIQKHMMEPGGMAMGLPDDLAQPHPNRVTLNTIVTEYLTNQHSLCNNPVITCPQFDLYEPHKCPDPRPSRLLSSNYNLTSRHARTQAGFNTSRFDRRYVHTHFSPWRTLRSADYEDLEFTCCDLVGKYIIVGTQQGDGRVFNLNNGVEQFFSNCHNFSVDAIKANRAGDLVITSSFWRIPTSILWSIADNEFKLKLRLPDVTYCEFSQTSQDRLLGTQNECAVLYDINTGTRMSTFTPTIPNLYTKNRATLCRTDELILSDGVLWDVRSGKEIHKFDKFNQCISGVFHPNCLEIIANTEVWDLRTFHLLQTVPVLDQRQCTFSPMHVIYGASLGADRDHDSETTTYDTSFNVLDSYDYSSIATIDVKRNINDLSVSANGGLIAVVEDYSGYESKQETYVKIYAVGVKKGERSEEEDDEEVPESDEDGSDTGSESPDFMGFPMLRRNLNGNGNNDDEDEDDDDDDDDGDLDDGELLSSDEDIDVDVDGDGDDDAEDDVFDYFPNVDSSSDE from the exons ATGTCTGCGGGCAATGAAggcgaggaggaggcggcagcggcggcgactgctgctgcggctgaaCGCGAGGCGACGCTGATGGCCGAGGCCGTGGCTGTGGCCTATCAGAGCGAGGACGAGGCTCAAGAGATGGCTGcccaggcggaggaggaggaggatgcaGGTGAGGCAGCGCCAGATAACCAAGAGGGCGAAGAGGAAGCCATGAGCGAGAGCGGCACCGGCGATGGCGGCGAGAATGCTGAAAATGACAGCAACGACAGTAATAGCGGCGAGGATGGCGGCAATCCAGAGGAAACCGCTGCCGCCGATCGCCGTCAGGCCACCAAGAGGGAGCTAACAGCAATCATCGAAAAgtgggagcagcagcaaaccCAAAACGGCTACGATCCCATACCCACTTTGAGAAG CCTGGCCGAGATCTTTGAGCGCGAGAAGGATGTGTATAGACGCAAGGACCCGGATCCCCTGGACACGCGTCATCCCTACCGAGCGGATCCCAGCTGCCAGTATGGACTGCTGCTGAAGCTGCTCTTCCGCAAAGATGCGTTCATGAGCAAG CTCCTCAGCGATTACCTGCGGGAGAACTACTTCAGTCGCCAGGGCGTGAGCCGCAGTTCTCTGGAACTCAACATCCTGGCCTGCCGCCTCATCCTGGAGCTAATGCCTGGCCTGGAGACCACAGTGGTCTTTCAGACCGCCGACGACGACGGGACCATCAATCGCATCTACAGCTGGGCGGAGGACAGCATTGAACCACTGCAGAGCTATGCCACCGGCCTCCTGGCGGATGCCATGGATGTGAGCGACATAACCATCAACTACAGGGATCAGAACATGCGCCTGGTGCCCAAGATGATCAAGCGCCTGCACATGCTGCTGGCTATCAGCAAGAGTGCCGCCTCCGAGGCCAGCAACACATCGCTGCACAATCAGTCGGCGGACAGCAGCACGGCGTCGGCGAACATGCTCAGCTGGGTGGCCTGTGCCAGCAATCAGTCCGCTCCCCAGTCGCCGCAGCACAATGGCGGTGGCGCCGGAATCCCAGCCGTTCATGGCGATGCCTCCAACATGTCCATCTTGTTCGAGAACAGCCGGGATGCCTTTCCCGTGTCGAGGTACTACAAGCGCATGTACATACCCATGCATCCGCCGACGGCGGACACCAGCCAGATGCTGATCATGCGATACCTGACCAGCCTGGGCGAGTATCAGGAGTACCTGGCCATGGCCTTCGAGAACAACGTGATGCAGCTGATCTTTGGCTATCTGGAGAACCTGGATCGCCGCGACACCTGCCTGGCCTACGAGGTGCTCAAGTATCTGGCCTCGCTGCTGTGTCACAAGAAGTTTGCCTTGGAGTTTATTGCCCACGGTGGCCTGGAG CTTCTCTTGAAGGTTCCCCGGCCCAGTCTGGCCACCACGGGCGTGTCCATAGCCATTTACTATCTGGCCTACTGCGAGGATGCCATGGAGCGCATCTGTAGCATGCAGCGTCCGCTGATCTCGGAGCTGGTGCGCTATGCCCTGTGGATCCTGGGGCGCTGCCACGACTCCTCCAAGTGTCATGCCACCATGTTCTTCAGCCTGAGCTTCCAGTTCAAGGTCATATTGGATGAGTTTGATGCCCAGGATGGCTTGCGAAAGCTCTACAATGTG ATCTCCGTGCTGAAGATCCTCGATCCCAGCCACAATGACAGCGACAACGACTCGGAGATCAACGAGGACCAGGAGTGCGCCTCGCGGCAGATGGTGCGCCATGTGTGCGTGGCCCTCAAGCGGTACATGGAGGCGCACTTCTTCTACAAGTACAACAGCTTCCTCTGCCAGCACTACGCCGCCTCCTCGTCGCATTTCTTTAGCCAGAATCCCACGGTGGCCGCCAAGCTGACCTTTGACCAGCTGCACGACCAGATACGCACCCTCCAGGAGCACACCTCGATCCGCGCCCAGTGGCAGCCGGTGGACCAGCTGATGAAGCTGGGCGGCATCACCATGCTGCTGAGGATCATCGCCTTCAGCTACGACTGGATGAACACAGGACGCTCGGAGACGGTGCGCTCGGCCCTGGATGTGCTCAGCGTTTGCTGCATCATCCCGCGGGTGTACGTCGTCCTCTGCGAACGCCTCACGATGCTGGACAAGACCACCACATCAGGCTTCTGCTCGGTACTGGGCGCAGCCGCTGGGGAGATAACCACGGACGCGGAGGTGCTCAAGTCGGCGCTGGCCGTGCTCTGCCACTGCGTCTGCTCGCCGATTATCCGCAATCcggacagcagcagcgccgGCGGTAGGATGATCAAGTTCGGGAACTCGTCGCGCAAGAACAAGGCCAACAACAAGTACGCCGAGGAGCTGATCGAGCGCGTGTGGGAGTCGGTGTGCTCCAACAACGGCATCGTGGTGCTACTCTCGCTGATGCAGACCAAGGGACCCATCACGGATGCAGACTGCATCCGCGGCATGGCCTGCCGAGCCCTAGCGGGTCTCGCTCGCTCCGATCGCGTCCGGCAGATCGTAAGCAAGCTGCCGCTCTTTGCCAGCGGACAGCTCCAGACGCTGATGCGGGACCCCATACTACAGGAGAAGCGGGCGGAGCACGTGATCTTCCAGAAGTACGCCCTGGAGCTGCTCGAGCGGGTGTCGGGCAAGACGAAGCCGCTGAACAACCCGTTGGATCCGTCGCTCTCCAACATGCACAAGGCGAACGTGATTGCCCAGACGCGCATCCAGTACAACAAGCagcagctctaccagctcatCTTCGAGCACCTGGAGAGCAACGGCCTCTCGCAGACGGCCCAGATGCTGCAGCGCGAGGTGGGTCTGCCGCTGCAGACGCCGACCACGCGCAACTTCCACCAGTCGCCGTTCGACTACAAGACCCTGcccagcggcggcagcagctcgCTGTCCAGGAGCCGCCTGCGCAGCCGAATGCAGGATGTGAATGCGGCGATTATGGCCAGCGGTGAGCCGAGCAGGAGCTTCAGCGAGGACTCCCTGCTGGCTGCAGTGGGAACGGTCGCGGGAGCTGGAGAAGCAGCcagtggcagcagcggcaTACCGAACTTTGGATGCTTGAATGCCAGCAGCCAGACTCCGCCCATCAAGATCCGGCGAACGGAGCGCCACCCGTCGATGAGCTCCTCGGTCAGCCGCTCGAACGTCATCCAGAAGCACATGATGGAGCCGGGCGGCATGGCCATGGGCCTGCCCGACGACTTGGCCCAGCCGCATCCCAACCGGGTGACCCTGAACACCATCGTGACGGAATATCTCACCAACCAGCACTCGCTGTGCAACAATCCGGTGATCACCTGCCCCCAGTTTGACCTATACGAGCCGCACAAGTGCCCCGATCCGCGGCCCAGTCGCCTGCTGAGCTCCAACTACAACCTGACCAGCCGGCATGCCCGCACCCAAGCGGGCTTCAATACAAGCCGTTTTGATCGCCGCTACGTCCACACCCACTTCTCGCCCTGGCGTACCCTTCGCTCGGCGGACTACGAGGACCTGGAGTTCACCTGCTGCGATCTGGTGGGCAAGTACATCATCGTGGGCACCCAGCAGGGCGACGGCAGGGTCTTCAACCTGAACAACGGCGTGGAGCAGTTCTTTTCGAACTGCCACAACTTTAGTGTGGATGCGATCAAGGCGAATCGTGCTGGGGATCTGGTCATCACCTCCAGCTTTTGGCGCATCCCCACCAGCATCCTGTGGTCCATAGCCGACAATGAGTTCAAGCTGAAGCTGCGCCTGCCCGACGTCACCTACTGCGAGTTTAGTCAGACATCGCAGGATCGCCTGTTGGGCACTCAAAATGAG TGCGCCGTCTTGTATGACATAAATACGGGCACCAGGATGTCCACCTTTACTCCAACCATCCCGAATCTTTACACCAAAAACCGAGCGACTTTGTGTCGCACAGATGAGCTGATATTGTCGG ATGGCGTTCTCTGGGATGTGCGTTCGGGCAAGGAGATCCACAAATTCGACAAGTTCAATCAGTGCATATCGGGCGTCTTCCATCCCAACTGTCTGGAG ATCATTGCCAACACGGAGGTCTGGGACCTGCGCACCTTCCACTTGCTGCAAACGGTGCCCGTGCTGGACCAACGCCAATGCACCTTCTCGCCCATGCACGTCATCTATGGTGCCAGCTTGGGCGCAGACAGGGATCACGACTCGGAGACGACCACCTACGACACGAGTTTCAATGTGCTGGACTCGTACGACTACTCCAGCATAGCTACCATTGATGTGAAGCGCAATATAAATGACCTGAGCGTCAGCGCCAACGGGGGCCTCATCGCGGTCGTGGAGGACTACAGCGGCTACGAATCGAAGCAGGAGACCTACGTGAAGATCTATGCGGTGGGCGTGAAGAAGGGCGAGCGGTCGGAAGAG GAAGATGATGAGGAGGTGCCCGAATCTGATGAGGACGGTTCGGATACGGGCTCCGAGA GTCCTGACTTTATGGGTTTCCCCATGCTGCGGCGCAACctcaacggcaacggcaacaacgatgacgaggacgaggatgatgatgatgatgacgatgatgggGATTTGGATGACGGCGAGCTGCTAAGCAGTGATGAGGACATAGACGTGGACGTTGACGGAGATGGGGACGATGATGCCGAAGACGATGTGTTTGACTATTTCCCCAATGTCGACAGCAGCTCAGATG
- the mahj gene encoding protein mahjong isoform X1: MSAGNEGEEEAAAAATAAAAEREATLMAEAVAVAYQSEDEAQEMAAQAEEEEDAGEAAPDNQEGEEEAMSESGTGDGGENAENDSNDSNSGEDGGNPEETAAADRRQATKRELTAIIEKWEQQQTQNGYDPIPTLRSLAEIFEREKDVYRRKDPDPLDTRHPYRADPSCQYGLLLKLLFRKDAFMSKLLSDYLRENYFSRQGVSRSSLELNILACRLILELMPGLETTVVFQTADDDGTINRIYSWAEDSIEPLQSYATGLLADAMDVSDITINYRDQNMRLVPKMIKRLHMLLAISKSAASEASNTSLHNQSADSSTASANMLSWVACASNQSAPQSPQHNGGGAGIPAVHGDASNMSILFENSRDAFPVSRYYKRMYIPMHPPTADTSQMLIMRYLTSLGEYQEYLAMAFENNVMQLIFGYLENLDRRDTCLAYEVLKYLASLLCHKKFALEFIAHGGLELLLKVPRPSLATTGVSIAIYYLAYCEDAMERICSMQRPLISELVRYALWILGRCHDSSKCHATMFFSLSFQFKVILDEFDAQDGLRKLYNVISVLKILDPSHNDSDNDSEINEDQECASRQMVRHVCVALKRYMEAHFFYKYNSFLCQHYAASSSHFFSQNPTVAAKLTFDQLHDQIRTLQEHTSIRAQWQPVDQLMKLGGITMLLRIIAFSYDWMNTGRSETVRSALDVLSVCCIIPRVYVVLCERLTMLDKTTTSGFCSVLGAAAGEITTDAEVLKSALAVLCHCVCSPIIRNPDSSSAGGRMIKFGNSSRKNKANNKYAEELIERVWESVCSNNGIVVLLSLMQTKGPITDADCIRGMACRALAGLARSDRVRQIVSKLPLFASGQLQTLMRDPILQEKRAEHVIFQKYALELLERVSGKTKPLNNPLDPSLSNMHKANVIAQTRIQYNKQQLYQLIFEHLESNGLSQTAQMLQREVGLPLQTPTTRNFHQSPFDYKTLPSGGSSSLSRSRLRSRMQDVNAAIMASGEPSRSFSEDSLLAAVGTVAGAGEAASGSSGIPNFGCLNASSQTPPIKIRRTERHPSMSSSVSRSNVIQKHMMEPGGMAMGLPDDLAQPHPNRVTLNTIVTEYLTNQHSLCNNPVITCPQFDLYEPHKCPDPRPSRLLSSNYNLTSRHARTQAGFNTSRFDRRYVHTHFSPWRTLRSADYEDLEFTCCDLVGKYIIVGTQQGDGRVFNLNNGVEQFFSNCHNFSVDAIKANRAGDLVITSSFWRIPTSILWSIADNEFKLKLRLPDVTYCEFSQTSQDRLLGTQNECAVLYDINTGTRMSTFTPTIPNLYTKNRATLCRTDELILSDGVLWDVRSGKEIHKFDKFNQCISGVFHPNCLEIIANTEVWDLRTFHLLQTVPVLDQRQCTFSPMHVIYGASLGADRDHDSETTTYDTSFNVLDSYDYSSIATIDVKRNINDLSVSANGGLIAVVEDYSGYESKQETYVKIYAVGVKKGERSEEEDDEEVPESDEDGSDTGSETFTLGPDFMGFPMLRRNLNGNGNNDDEDEDDDDDDDDGDLDDGELLSSDEDIDVDVDGDGDDDAEDDVFDYFPNVDSSSDE, from the exons ATGTCTGCGGGCAATGAAggcgaggaggaggcggcagcggcggcgactgctgctgcggctgaaCGCGAGGCGACGCTGATGGCCGAGGCCGTGGCTGTGGCCTATCAGAGCGAGGACGAGGCTCAAGAGATGGCTGcccaggcggaggaggaggaggatgcaGGTGAGGCAGCGCCAGATAACCAAGAGGGCGAAGAGGAAGCCATGAGCGAGAGCGGCACCGGCGATGGCGGCGAGAATGCTGAAAATGACAGCAACGACAGTAATAGCGGCGAGGATGGCGGCAATCCAGAGGAAACCGCTGCCGCCGATCGCCGTCAGGCCACCAAGAGGGAGCTAACAGCAATCATCGAAAAgtgggagcagcagcaaaccCAAAACGGCTACGATCCCATACCCACTTTGAGAAG CCTGGCCGAGATCTTTGAGCGCGAGAAGGATGTGTATAGACGCAAGGACCCGGATCCCCTGGACACGCGTCATCCCTACCGAGCGGATCCCAGCTGCCAGTATGGACTGCTGCTGAAGCTGCTCTTCCGCAAAGATGCGTTCATGAGCAAG CTCCTCAGCGATTACCTGCGGGAGAACTACTTCAGTCGCCAGGGCGTGAGCCGCAGTTCTCTGGAACTCAACATCCTGGCCTGCCGCCTCATCCTGGAGCTAATGCCTGGCCTGGAGACCACAGTGGTCTTTCAGACCGCCGACGACGACGGGACCATCAATCGCATCTACAGCTGGGCGGAGGACAGCATTGAACCACTGCAGAGCTATGCCACCGGCCTCCTGGCGGATGCCATGGATGTGAGCGACATAACCATCAACTACAGGGATCAGAACATGCGCCTGGTGCCCAAGATGATCAAGCGCCTGCACATGCTGCTGGCTATCAGCAAGAGTGCCGCCTCCGAGGCCAGCAACACATCGCTGCACAATCAGTCGGCGGACAGCAGCACGGCGTCGGCGAACATGCTCAGCTGGGTGGCCTGTGCCAGCAATCAGTCCGCTCCCCAGTCGCCGCAGCACAATGGCGGTGGCGCCGGAATCCCAGCCGTTCATGGCGATGCCTCCAACATGTCCATCTTGTTCGAGAACAGCCGGGATGCCTTTCCCGTGTCGAGGTACTACAAGCGCATGTACATACCCATGCATCCGCCGACGGCGGACACCAGCCAGATGCTGATCATGCGATACCTGACCAGCCTGGGCGAGTATCAGGAGTACCTGGCCATGGCCTTCGAGAACAACGTGATGCAGCTGATCTTTGGCTATCTGGAGAACCTGGATCGCCGCGACACCTGCCTGGCCTACGAGGTGCTCAAGTATCTGGCCTCGCTGCTGTGTCACAAGAAGTTTGCCTTGGAGTTTATTGCCCACGGTGGCCTGGAG CTTCTCTTGAAGGTTCCCCGGCCCAGTCTGGCCACCACGGGCGTGTCCATAGCCATTTACTATCTGGCCTACTGCGAGGATGCCATGGAGCGCATCTGTAGCATGCAGCGTCCGCTGATCTCGGAGCTGGTGCGCTATGCCCTGTGGATCCTGGGGCGCTGCCACGACTCCTCCAAGTGTCATGCCACCATGTTCTTCAGCCTGAGCTTCCAGTTCAAGGTCATATTGGATGAGTTTGATGCCCAGGATGGCTTGCGAAAGCTCTACAATGTG ATCTCCGTGCTGAAGATCCTCGATCCCAGCCACAATGACAGCGACAACGACTCGGAGATCAACGAGGACCAGGAGTGCGCCTCGCGGCAGATGGTGCGCCATGTGTGCGTGGCCCTCAAGCGGTACATGGAGGCGCACTTCTTCTACAAGTACAACAGCTTCCTCTGCCAGCACTACGCCGCCTCCTCGTCGCATTTCTTTAGCCAGAATCCCACGGTGGCCGCCAAGCTGACCTTTGACCAGCTGCACGACCAGATACGCACCCTCCAGGAGCACACCTCGATCCGCGCCCAGTGGCAGCCGGTGGACCAGCTGATGAAGCTGGGCGGCATCACCATGCTGCTGAGGATCATCGCCTTCAGCTACGACTGGATGAACACAGGACGCTCGGAGACGGTGCGCTCGGCCCTGGATGTGCTCAGCGTTTGCTGCATCATCCCGCGGGTGTACGTCGTCCTCTGCGAACGCCTCACGATGCTGGACAAGACCACCACATCAGGCTTCTGCTCGGTACTGGGCGCAGCCGCTGGGGAGATAACCACGGACGCGGAGGTGCTCAAGTCGGCGCTGGCCGTGCTCTGCCACTGCGTCTGCTCGCCGATTATCCGCAATCcggacagcagcagcgccgGCGGTAGGATGATCAAGTTCGGGAACTCGTCGCGCAAGAACAAGGCCAACAACAAGTACGCCGAGGAGCTGATCGAGCGCGTGTGGGAGTCGGTGTGCTCCAACAACGGCATCGTGGTGCTACTCTCGCTGATGCAGACCAAGGGACCCATCACGGATGCAGACTGCATCCGCGGCATGGCCTGCCGAGCCCTAGCGGGTCTCGCTCGCTCCGATCGCGTCCGGCAGATCGTAAGCAAGCTGCCGCTCTTTGCCAGCGGACAGCTCCAGACGCTGATGCGGGACCCCATACTACAGGAGAAGCGGGCGGAGCACGTGATCTTCCAGAAGTACGCCCTGGAGCTGCTCGAGCGGGTGTCGGGCAAGACGAAGCCGCTGAACAACCCGTTGGATCCGTCGCTCTCCAACATGCACAAGGCGAACGTGATTGCCCAGACGCGCATCCAGTACAACAAGCagcagctctaccagctcatCTTCGAGCACCTGGAGAGCAACGGCCTCTCGCAGACGGCCCAGATGCTGCAGCGCGAGGTGGGTCTGCCGCTGCAGACGCCGACCACGCGCAACTTCCACCAGTCGCCGTTCGACTACAAGACCCTGcccagcggcggcagcagctcgCTGTCCAGGAGCCGCCTGCGCAGCCGAATGCAGGATGTGAATGCGGCGATTATGGCCAGCGGTGAGCCGAGCAGGAGCTTCAGCGAGGACTCCCTGCTGGCTGCAGTGGGAACGGTCGCGGGAGCTGGAGAAGCAGCcagtggcagcagcggcaTACCGAACTTTGGATGCTTGAATGCCAGCAGCCAGACTCCGCCCATCAAGATCCGGCGAACGGAGCGCCACCCGTCGATGAGCTCCTCGGTCAGCCGCTCGAACGTCATCCAGAAGCACATGATGGAGCCGGGCGGCATGGCCATGGGCCTGCCCGACGACTTGGCCCAGCCGCATCCCAACCGGGTGACCCTGAACACCATCGTGACGGAATATCTCACCAACCAGCACTCGCTGTGCAACAATCCGGTGATCACCTGCCCCCAGTTTGACCTATACGAGCCGCACAAGTGCCCCGATCCGCGGCCCAGTCGCCTGCTGAGCTCCAACTACAACCTGACCAGCCGGCATGCCCGCACCCAAGCGGGCTTCAATACAAGCCGTTTTGATCGCCGCTACGTCCACACCCACTTCTCGCCCTGGCGTACCCTTCGCTCGGCGGACTACGAGGACCTGGAGTTCACCTGCTGCGATCTGGTGGGCAAGTACATCATCGTGGGCACCCAGCAGGGCGACGGCAGGGTCTTCAACCTGAACAACGGCGTGGAGCAGTTCTTTTCGAACTGCCACAACTTTAGTGTGGATGCGATCAAGGCGAATCGTGCTGGGGATCTGGTCATCACCTCCAGCTTTTGGCGCATCCCCACCAGCATCCTGTGGTCCATAGCCGACAATGAGTTCAAGCTGAAGCTGCGCCTGCCCGACGTCACCTACTGCGAGTTTAGTCAGACATCGCAGGATCGCCTGTTGGGCACTCAAAATGAG TGCGCCGTCTTGTATGACATAAATACGGGCACCAGGATGTCCACCTTTACTCCAACCATCCCGAATCTTTACACCAAAAACCGAGCGACTTTGTGTCGCACAGATGAGCTGATATTGTCGG ATGGCGTTCTCTGGGATGTGCGTTCGGGCAAGGAGATCCACAAATTCGACAAGTTCAATCAGTGCATATCGGGCGTCTTCCATCCCAACTGTCTGGAG ATCATTGCCAACACGGAGGTCTGGGACCTGCGCACCTTCCACTTGCTGCAAACGGTGCCCGTGCTGGACCAACGCCAATGCACCTTCTCGCCCATGCACGTCATCTATGGTGCCAGCTTGGGCGCAGACAGGGATCACGACTCGGAGACGACCACCTACGACACGAGTTTCAATGTGCTGGACTCGTACGACTACTCCAGCATAGCTACCATTGATGTGAAGCGCAATATAAATGACCTGAGCGTCAGCGCCAACGGGGGCCTCATCGCGGTCGTGGAGGACTACAGCGGCTACGAATCGAAGCAGGAGACCTACGTGAAGATCTATGCGGTGGGCGTGAAGAAGGGCGAGCGGTCGGAAGAG GAAGATGATGAGGAGGTGCCCGAATCTGATGAGGACGGTTCGGATACGGGCTCCGAGA CATTTACTTTAGGTCCTGACTTTATGGGTTTCCCCATGCTGCGGCGCAACctcaacggcaacggcaacaacgatgacgaggacgaggatgatgatgatgatgacgatgatgggGATTTGGATGACGGCGAGCTGCTAAGCAGTGATGAGGACATAGACGTGGACGTTGACGGAGATGGGGACGATGATGCCGAAGACGATGTGTTTGACTATTTCCCCAATGTCGACAGCAGCTCAGATG